One region of Spiroplasma endosymbiont of Asaphidion curtum genomic DNA includes:
- a CDS encoding IS5 family transposase (programmed frameshift), whose protein sequence is MKFDKFNFINDKELLRLTGIKQSTFNKMLNILKEAELKKFKRGGKNNKLSLENRLLMTLSYWREYRTYFHLGKSFDISEASCYRNIKWIEDILIKHPDFQQLAGKKALINDYFNDKTIIIDATETPIQRPKKTQKQSYSGKKKKHTIKTQVIIEKESKIIIATNFSLGKKHDFCLFKESKIPILKNTKLIVDNGYQGIQKIHSNVLIPKKKTKKNPLNKEQKHNNKLISKMRIIIENIFAILKKFKIITEKYRNRRKRFSLRFNLIASIYNLQL, encoded by the exons ATGAAATTTGATAAATTTAATTTTATTAATGATAAAGAATTATTACGATTAACTGGAATAAAGCAAAGTACTTTTAATAAAATGTTAAATATTTTAAAAGAAGCTGAGTTAAAAAAGTTTAAAAGAGGTGGTAAAAATAATAAATTATCATTAGAAAATAGATTATTGATGACTTTATCATATTGACGAGAATATCGTACTTATTTTCATCTTGGTAAAAGTTTTGATATTAGTGAAGCTAGTTGTTATCGAAATATCAAGTGAATTGAAGATATTTTAATCAAACATCCTGATTTTCAACAACTTGCTGGTAAAAAAGCATTAATAAATGATTATTTTAATGATAAAACAATTATTATTGATGCTACAGAAACACCCATTCAACGCCCAAAAAAGAC ACAAAAACAATCTTATTCAGGAAAAAAGAAAAAACACACTATTAAAACACAAGTAATTATTGAAAAAGAAAGCAAAATAATTATTGCAACAAATTTTTCTCTCGGCAAAAAGCATGATTTTTGTTTATTTAAAGAATCAAAAATCCCAATTTTAAAAAATACTAAATTAATAGTTGATAATGGTTATCAAGGAATACAAAAAATTCATAGTAATGTTCTAATACCTAAGAAAAAAACAAAGAAAAACCCTTTAAATAAAGAACAAAAACATAATAATAAATTAATTTCAAAAATGAGAATTATTATTGAAAATATTTTTGCTATTCTTAAAAAATTTAAAATTATTACTGAAAAATATCGTAATCGTAGAAAACGATTTAGTTTAAGATTTAATTTAATTGCTTCAATTTATAATTTGCAATTATAG
- the rpiB gene encoding ribose 5-phosphate isomerase B: MKDKIAIGCDHAGYVLKTALIEYLKNNEYEVIDLGTNSEKEQVDYPDYAKLVGKEVGNGNAKYGILICGTGIGISISANRMPKIRAALCYETKLAALAREHNDANILVLGGRIIAPQKAIWILEEFLNTKFSNRHQQRVEKIELN, encoded by the coding sequence ATGAAAGATAAAATTGCTATTGGATGTGATCACGCTGGATATGTATTAAAAACTGCTCTTATTGAATATTTAAAAAATAATGAATATGAGGTTATTGATTTAGGAACTAATAGTGAAAAAGAACAAGTTGATTATCCTGATTATGCAAAATTAGTTGGCAAAGAAGTAGGAAATGGTAATGCTAAGTATGGAATTTTAATTTGTGGTACAGGTATTGGAATAAGTATTAGTGCTAATCGCATGCCAAAAATTAGAGCGGCATTATGTTATGAAACAAAGTTAGCGGCCTTAGCTCGCGAACATAATGATGCTAATATTTTAGTTTTAGGAGGAAGAATTATTGCGCCTCAAAAAGCGATTTGAATTTTAGAAGAGTTTTTGAATACTAAATTTTCAAACCGCCATCAACAACGAGTTGAAAAAATTGAATTGAATTAG
- a CDS encoding transposase family protein — MLDKYKDENEFYSLIGIKYKTFMKMVEILKEAEAKQKQIGGRRNKLSIEQRLLMTLEYWKEYSTYRIIRLLALLIKIITNYL; from the coding sequence ATGTTAGATAAATACAAAGACGAAAATGAATTTTATAGTCTAATAGGCATAAAATATAAAACTTTCATGAAAATGGTAGAAATTTTAAAAGAAGCTGAAGCTAAACAAAAACAAATTGGTGGTAGACGAAATAAATTATCAATAGAGCAAAGATTACTTATGACTTTAGAATACTGAAAAGAATATAGTACATATCGTATTATTAGACTTCTTGCATTACTTATTAAAATAATTACAAATTATTTGTAA
- a CDS encoding transposase family protein has protein sequence MRPKLLFSGKKRQHSLKSQIIIDLFNNKIISVDFCYGSIHDYKLFLKSNTLINPKLELIADSGYQGLQNVHKNTLDLVHNYNILHLPNYKIHFHLYIYLIFVLHLENNIIKIVDKIEGYVPSLLLPIKKSKNNPLNPDKKK, from the coding sequence ATGCGTCCAAAATTATTATTTTCTGGTAAGAAAAGGCAACATTCATTAAAATCACAAATAATTATTGATTTATTTAACAATAAAATTATTTCAGTAGATTTTTGTTATGGCAGTATTCATGATTATAAGTTATTTTTAAAATCAAATACACTTATAAATCCAAAATTAGAATTAATTGCTGATTCAGGATATCAAGGTTTGCAAAATGTTCATAAAAATACATTAGACTTGGTACATAACTATAACATTTTGCACCTACCAAACTATAAAATTCACTTTCATCTTTATATTTATCTAATATTTGTGCTTCATCTAGAAAATAATATTATCAAAATAGTAGATAAAATTGAGGGTTATGTACCAAGTCTATTATTGCCAATTAAAAAGAGTAAAAATAATCCTTTAAATCCAGATAAAAAGAAATAA
- the glyA gene encoding serine hydroxymethyltransferase, with protein sequence MFKDDTQVNDISLEGKDIDSLITDIDSEIQNINLKTNDIDPELKAIVKEELIRQQQHVELIASENYVSLPVLRLAGSILTNKYAEGYPGRRYYGGCEFVDKSENLAIERLKTLFNAEHANVQPHSGSQANAAAYQAILKPDDIVLAMSLDAGGHLTHGHKLNFSGIVYQFYGYGVDEKTQQLDYEAIRQQALELKPKLIVAGASAYSRTIDFTKFREIADEVGALLMVDMAHIAGLIAAGLHQNPVTVADIVTTTTHKTLRGPRSGAILCKKELAKAIDRAVFPGQQGGPLEHIIAAKAQAFYEASTPEFKAYQQQIMANCKVLENIFRKHDIKLISGGTDNHLMIIDVKSSFNRTGQECENILHQIDVICNKNMIPFDKEKPMTTSGIRIGTAAMTTRGWKEKEFEQLANIIVSVLKEHGNTEENIAKHKQQIGILLKNFPIYENYQL encoded by the coding sequence ATGTTTAAAGATGATACCCAAGTAAATGATATTAGTTTAGAAGGAAAGGATATTGATTCATTAATAACTGATATTGATTCAGAAATACAAAATATTAATCTCAAAACAAATGATATTGATCCCGAACTAAAAGCAATTGTTAAAGAAGAACTTATTAGACAACAACAACATGTGGAATTAATTGCTTCGGAAAATTATGTTTCGCTTCCAGTGTTAAGATTAGCAGGTTCAATATTAACTAATAAATATGCTGAAGGATATCCGGGAAGAAGATATTATGGTGGTTGTGAATTTGTTGACAAAAGTGAAAATTTAGCGATTGAAAGATTAAAGACTTTATTTAATGCTGAACATGCTAATGTGCAACCACATTCTGGTAGTCAAGCCAATGCTGCTGCTTATCAAGCTATTTTAAAGCCGGATGATATTGTTTTGGCAATGAGTTTAGATGCTGGAGGACACTTAACACACGGACATAAATTGAATTTTTCAGGAATTGTTTATCAATTTTATGGTTATGGTGTTGATGAAAAAACTCAACAATTAGATTATGAAGCAATTAGACAACAAGCATTAGAACTTAAACCAAAATTAATTGTTGCTGGAGCGAGTGCATATTCAAGAACAATTGATTTTACTAAGTTTCGTGAAATTGCTGATGAAGTTGGAGCATTATTAATGGTTGATATGGCTCATATTGCTGGTTTAATTGCTGCTGGATTACATCAAAATCCTGTAACAGTAGCAGATATTGTAACAACAACAACACATAAAACATTACGAGGTCCAAGAAGTGGAGCAATTTTATGTAAAAAAGAATTAGCAAAAGCGATTGATCGAGCAGTATTTCCTGGTCAACAAGGAGGTCCTTTAGAACATATTATTGCTGCTAAAGCACAAGCATTTTATGAAGCGTCAACACCAGAATTTAAAGCATATCAACAGCAAATTATGGCTAATTGTAAAGTTTTAGAAAATATTTTTAGAAAACATGATATTAAACTGATTAGTGGCGGTACTGATAATCATTTAATGATTATTGATGTTAAATCATCATTTAATCGTACTGGGCAGGAATGTGAAAATATTTTGCATCAAATTGATGTTATTTGTAATAAAAATATGATTCCTTTTGATAAAGAAAAACCAATGACTACTAGCGGTATTCGGATTGGAACAGCAGCGATGACCACTAGAGGGTGAAAAGAAAAGGAATTTGAACAATTAGCAAATATAATTGTTAGTGTTCTTAAAGAGCATGGTAATACTGAAGAGAATATTGCTAAGCATAAACAACAAATTGGTATTTTATTAAAAAATTTTCCAATATATGAAAATTATCAATTATAA
- a CDS encoding IS30 family transposase: MGYKHLGIYERIYIENQLKFKVKISEIAKNLNRSISTIIREVNRNKDSNHYFSLIAQNKAENRKQSHVYFHKFKNRELVKYVQQKLLLGWSPEQIYGRIKNFHKEWIISFKTIYNWIYSGLLEKVTNKNLRRKGKKRKSQENRGKFNGKSIKERNINVNNRITVGHWEGDTVVSSRGKSKSCLITLVERTSRFTLAMLVENRTTKVVNENISHYLSILPNNLVKTITFDRGKEFSNWQQLEKNLNVKIYFANAYSPWQRGTNENTNGLIREKFPKKFNFSNTTKNAVHKFILSLNQRPRKILNYLSPIEYLVRKII; this comes from the coding sequence ATGGGTTACAAACATCTTGGCATATATGAAAGAATTTATATTGAGAATCAATTGAAGTTTAAAGTAAAAATTAGTGAAATAGCTAAAAATCTTAATCGAAGTATTAGTACTATTATTCGAGAAGTCAATAGAAATAAAGATAGTAATCATTATTTTTCATTAATTGCACAAAATAAAGCAGAAAACAGAAAACAATCACATGTTTATTTTCATAAGTTTAAAAATAGAGAATTAGTAAAATATGTACAACAAAAATTACTATTAGGTTGATCGCCTGAACAAATTTATGGCAGAATTAAAAATTTTCATAAAGAATGAATTATTAGTTTTAAAACAATTTACAATTGAATTTATTCTGGATTACTTGAAAAAGTTACTAATAAAAATTTAAGAAGAAAAGGTAAGAAACGAAAATCTCAAGAAAATCGCGGTAAATTTAATGGTAAATCAATTAAAGAACGAAATATTAATGTTAATAATCGTATAACTGTTGGTCATTGAGAAGGTGATACTGTAGTATCATCACGAGGTAAAAGTAAATCATGTTTAATAACTTTAGTTGAAAGAACATCAAGATTTACTTTAGCAATGTTAGTTGAAAATAGAACTACTAAAGTTGTTAACGAAAACATTAGCCATTATTTATCAATTCTTCCAAATAATCTTGTTAAGACTATAACATTTGATAGGGGTAAAGAATTTTCTAATTGACAACAACTTGAAAAAAATTTAAATGTGAAAATTTATTTTGCTAATGCGTATTCGCCTTGACAAAGAGGTACTAATGAAAATACTAATGGTTTAATTAGAGAAAAATTTCCTAAAAAATTTAATTTTTCAAATACTACTAAAAATGCAGTTCATAAATTTATATTGTCTTTAAACCAAAGACCAAGAAAAATACTAAATTATCTTTCACCAATCGAATATTTGGTTAGAAAAATAATTTAG
- a CDS encoding IS5 family transposase (programmed frameshift), translating to MKFDKFNFINDKELLRLTGIKQSTFNKMLNILKEAELKKFKRGGKNNKLSLENRLLMTLSYWREYRTYFHLGKSFDISEASCYRNIKWIEDILIKHPDFQQLAGKKALINDYFNDKTIIIDATETPIQRPKKGQKQSYSGKKKKHTIKTQVIIEKESKIIIATNFSLGKKHDFCLFKESKIPILKNTKLIVDNGYQGIQKIHSNVLIPKKKTKKNPLNKEQKHNNKLISKMRIIIENIFAILKKFKIITEKYRNRRKRFSLRFNLIASIYNLQL from the exons ATGAAATTTGATAAATTTAATTTTATTAATGATAAAGAATTATTACGATTAACTGGAATAAAGCAAAGTACTTTTAATAAAATGTTAAATATTTTAAAAGAAGCTGAGTTAAAAAAGTTTAAAAGAGGTGGTAAAAATAATAAATTATCATTAGAAAATAGATTATTGATGACTTTATCATATTGACGAGAATATCGTACTTATTTTCATCTTGGTAAAAGTTTTGATATTAGTGAAGCTAGTTGTTATCGAAATATCAAGTGAATTGAAGATATTTTAATCAAACATCCTGATTTTCAACAACTTGCTGGTAAAAAAGCATTAATAAATGATTATTTTAATGATAAAACAATTATTATTGATGCTACAGAAACACCCATTCAACGCCCAAAAAAAG GACAAAAACAATCTTATTCAGGAAAAAAGAAAAAACACACTATTAAAACACAAGTAATTATTGAAAAAGAAAGCAAAATAATTATTGCAACAAATTTTTCTCTCGGTAAAAAGCATGATTTTTGTTTATTTAAAGAATCAAAAATCCCAATTTTAAAAAATACTAAATTAATAGTTGATAATGGTTATCAAGGAATACAAAAAATTCATAGTAATGTTCTAATACCTAAGAAAAAAACAAAGAAAAACCCTTTAAATAAAGAACAAAAACATAATAATAAATTAATTTCAAAAATGAGAATTATTATTGAAAATATTTTTGCTATTCTTAAAAAATTTAAAATTATTACTGAAAAATATCGTAATCGTAGAAAACGATTTAGTTTAAGATTTAATTTAATTGCTTCAATTTATAATTTGCAATTATAG